A stretch of Pseudomonas sp. 7SR1 DNA encodes these proteins:
- a CDS encoding metal ABC transporter solute-binding protein, Zn/Mn family — translation MVFSLRQLTLAFALCGVAATSSFASEKVRLLASLPVTYGLSEALLKGTDVSLERAAPANLPGTRQSAYFSGRGAAALSKLASDADAVIGLRSLWPDDPLYPMARRSNIRVVEIDAARPVDGALPGIAVQPGMADGLASQPWMASHNLGRMADVIAADLVRLAPTAKPRIDTNLAALKQRLLKLGADSEKQLANADNLSVVNLSEHFGYLISGLNLDAISTDTRPDAEWTAETLKQLSATLKDNDVALVLHHRQPSDALKAAIAEGGSRLLVLSTDAADPVAELESNVGLVVAALTEG, via the coding sequence ATGGTTTTTTCATTGCGACAACTGACCCTGGCCTTCGCGTTGTGCGGCGTGGCCGCCACCTCGTCATTCGCCAGCGAAAAGGTTCGTCTGCTGGCATCTCTGCCAGTTACCTATGGATTGAGCGAGGCCTTGCTCAAGGGCACCGATGTCAGCCTGGAGCGAGCCGCCCCCGCCAACCTGCCCGGCACCCGCCAGAGTGCCTACTTCAGCGGCCGGGGCGCAGCGGCGCTGAGCAAGCTGGCCAGTGACGCCGACGCGGTGATCGGCCTACGCTCGCTATGGCCGGACGATCCGCTGTATCCCATGGCCCGACGCAGCAATATCCGCGTCGTCGAAATCGACGCCGCGCGCCCGGTGGATGGCGCCCTGCCCGGTATCGCCGTGCAACCGGGAATGGCCGACGGCCTGGCGAGCCAGCCGTGGATGGCCAGTCATAACCTGGGCCGCATGGCCGATGTGATCGCCGCCGATCTGGTGCGACTGGCCCCGACGGCCAAACCGAGGATCGATACCAACCTGGCGGCCCTCAAGCAGCGTCTGCTCAAGCTCGGCGCCGACAGCGAAAAACAGCTCGCCAATGCCGACAACCTGAGCGTGGTCAACCTGAGCGAGCATTTCGGCTACCTGATCAGCGGGCTCAACCTGGACGCCATCAGCACCGATACCCGGCCCGATGCCGAATGGACCGCCGAAACCCTCAAGCAATTGAGTGCGACGTTGAAGGACAACGACGTGGCGCTGGTGCTCCATCATCGCCAGCCTTCGGATGCGCTGAAGGCAGCCATTGCCGAGGGCGGCAGCCGATTGCTGGTGCTCAGCACCGATGCCGCCGATCCGGTGGCGGAGCTGGAGAGTAATGTGGGACTGGTCGTCGCCGCGCTGACGGAAGGCTGA
- the prpF gene encoding 2-methylaconitate cis-trans isomerase PrpF: protein MAHAPQIRIPATYMRGGTSKGVFFSLQDLPEAARVPGAVRDALLLRVIGSPDPYEKQIDGMGGATSSTSKTVILSKSTRADHDVDYLFGQVSIDKPFVDWSGNCGNLSAAVGSFAIGSGLVDAARLPENGVAVVRIWQANIGKTIIAHVPITDGAVQETGDFELDGVTFPAAEVQLEFMEPAAEEEGGGGSMFPTGNLVDDLQVPGVGTLKATLINAGIPTIFINARDVGYTGTELQGAINGDPKALAMFETIRAHGALRMGLIKHLDEAAQRQHTPKVAFVAPPADYLSSSGKAVAAGDIDLLVRALSMGKLHHAMMGTAAVAIGTAAAISGTLVNLAAGGIERNAVRFGHPSGTLRVGAEASLVNGEWTVKKAIMSRSARVLMEGFVRVPGDVLN from the coding sequence ATGGCTCACGCCCCCCAAATCAGAATTCCCGCTACCTATATGCGTGGCGGCACCAGCAAAGGCGTGTTCTTCAGCCTGCAGGACCTGCCCGAAGCCGCCCGTGTCCCGGGTGCCGTCCGGGACGCCTTGCTGCTGCGGGTGATCGGCAGTCCCGATCCGTACGAAAAGCAGATTGATGGCATGGGCGGTGCGACGTCCAGCACCAGCAAGACCGTGATCCTGTCCAAGAGCACCCGGGCCGACCATGACGTCGATTACCTGTTCGGCCAGGTGTCCATTGACAAGCCGTTCGTGGACTGGAGCGGCAACTGCGGCAACCTGTCGGCGGCGGTGGGGTCATTCGCCATCGGCAGCGGCCTGGTGGATGCCGCTCGCCTGCCGGAGAACGGCGTGGCGGTGGTGCGGATCTGGCAGGCCAATATCGGCAAGACCATCATTGCCCATGTGCCGATCACCGATGGCGCGGTGCAGGAAACCGGCGATTTCGAACTCGACGGCGTGACCTTTCCGGCAGCCGAGGTGCAATTGGAATTCATGGAGCCGGCGGCCGAGGAAGAGGGGGGAGGAGGATCGATGTTTCCCACCGGCAACCTGGTGGACGACCTGCAAGTGCCTGGTGTCGGTACGCTCAAGGCAACTCTGATCAACGCCGGCATCCCGACGATCTTCATCAACGCCCGAGACGTCGGGTACACCGGTACCGAACTGCAAGGCGCCATCAATGGCGATCCCAAGGCCCTGGCCATGTTCGAAACCATTCGTGCCCACGGTGCCTTGCGCATGGGCCTGATCAAGCACCTGGACGAAGCCGCCCAGCGTCAGCACACGCCGAAAGTAGCGTTTGTCGCGCCGCCAGCGGATTACCTGTCCTCCAGCGGAAAAGCCGTGGCGGCAGGGGATATCGACTTGCTGGTGCGGGCGTTGTCCATGGGCAAGTTGCATCACGCCATGATGGGCACTGCCGCCGTGGCCATCGGCACTGCGGCGGCTATTTCCGGCACCCTGGTGAACCTGGCCGCCGGCGGCATCGAACGCAACGCCGTGCGCTTCGGCCATCCCTCCGGCACTTTGCGCGTTGGCGCCGAGGCCAGCTTGGTGAACGGCGAATGGACCGTAAAAAAAGCCATCATGAGCCGCAGCGCGCGGGTGTTGATGGAAGGGTTCGTGCGGGTGCCGGGGGATGTTCTGAACTGA
- the prpB gene encoding methylisocitrate lyase, with translation MSSSKSTPGQRFREAVATEHPLQVVGTINANHALLAKRAGFKAIYLSGGGVAAGSLGVPDLGITGLDDVLTDVRRITDVCDLPLLVDVDTGFGSSAFNVARTVKSMIKFGAAAIHIEDQVGAKRCGHRPNKEIVSQQEMVDRIKAAVDARTDDSFVIMARTDALAVEGLESALDRAAACIEAGADMVFPEAITELEMYKLFASRVKAPILANITEFGATPLYTTEQLKAADVSLVLYPLSAFRAMNKAAENVYTAIRRDGTQQNVIDTMQTRMELYDRIDYHTFEQKLDALFAAKK, from the coding sequence ATGAGTTCCAGCAAGAGCACGCCAGGCCAGCGTTTTCGCGAGGCGGTCGCCACCGAGCACCCGCTGCAAGTGGTGGGTACCATCAACGCCAACCATGCGCTGCTGGCCAAACGCGCCGGTTTCAAGGCCATCTACCTGTCCGGTGGCGGCGTGGCCGCAGGTTCCCTCGGCGTGCCGGACCTGGGCATCACCGGCCTGGATGACGTGCTGACCGATGTGCGTCGGATCACCGATGTCTGCGACCTGCCGCTGCTGGTGGATGTGGACACCGGTTTTGGTTCCTCGGCGTTCAACGTGGCCCGTACCGTCAAGTCGATGATCAAGTTCGGCGCGGCGGCGATCCACATCGAAGACCAGGTGGGAGCCAAGCGCTGCGGCCATCGTCCGAACAAGGAGATCGTCTCGCAGCAGGAAATGGTCGACCGCATCAAGGCCGCGGTGGATGCCCGCACCGACGACAGTTTCGTGATCATGGCCCGCACCGACGCCCTTGCGGTGGAAGGGCTGGAGTCGGCCCTCGATCGAGCTGCCGCCTGCATCGAGGCCGGGGCCGACATGGTCTTTCCCGAAGCCATCACCGAACTTGAAATGTACAAGCTGTTCGCCAGCCGCGTGAAAGCGCCGATCCTGGCGAACATCACCGAATTCGGCGCGACACCGCTGTACACCACCGAGCAACTGAAGGCGGCCGACGTCTCCCTGGTGCTGTACCCGCTGTCGGCCTTCCGGGCCATGAACAAGGCGGCCGAGAACGTCTACACCGCGATTCGCCGAGACGGCACGCAGCAGAACGTCATCGATACCATGCAGACACGCATGGAGCTTTACGATCGCATCGACTACCACACCTTCGAGCAGAAGCTCGATGCGTTGTTCGCTGCGAAGAAGTAA
- the prpC gene encoding bifunctional 2-methylcitrate synthase/citrate synthase translates to MAEAKVLSGAGLRGQVAGQTALSTVGQSGAGLTYRGYDVRDLAADAQFEEVAYLLLYGELPTQAQLDAYISKLRQLRDLPQALKEVLERIPADTHPMDVMRTGCSFLGNLEPEKDFSEQHDKTDRLLAAFPAIMCYWYRFSHEGQRIECVTDETSIGGHFLHLLHGRKPSELHVKVMNVSLILYAEHEFNASTFTARVCASTLSDLFSCITAAIGSLRGPLHGGANEAAMEMIERFQSPEEAIKGTLAMLERKDKIMGFGHAIYKDNDPRNEVIKGWSRKLADEVGDTVLFPVSEAIDKTMWEQKKLFPNADFYHASAYHFMGIPTKLFTPIFVCSRLTGWAAHVFEQRANNRIIRPSAEYTGVEQRKFVPIEQR, encoded by the coding sequence ATGGCCGAAGCAAAAGTACTCAGTGGCGCCGGGCTCCGTGGCCAGGTGGCCGGGCAAACCGCATTGTCCACCGTGGGCCAGTCGGGCGCCGGCCTGACCTATCGTGGCTATGACGTGCGCGACCTGGCGGCCGATGCGCAATTCGAAGAGGTGGCCTACCTGCTGCTTTATGGCGAACTGCCGACCCAGGCCCAGCTGGATGCCTATATCAGCAAGCTGCGCCAGTTGCGGGACTTGCCCCAGGCCTTGAAGGAAGTGCTGGAGCGTATTCCCGCCGACACTCATCCGATGGATGTGATGCGCACTGGCTGTTCGTTCCTGGGCAACCTGGAGCCGGAGAAGGATTTCTCCGAGCAGCATGACAAGACTGACCGCCTGCTGGCCGCGTTCCCGGCGATCATGTGCTACTGGTATCGCTTCAGCCATGAAGGCCAGCGCATCGAATGCGTGACCGACGAAACCTCCATCGGTGGCCATTTCCTGCACCTGCTGCATGGTCGCAAGCCCAGCGAGTTGCACGTCAAGGTGATGAACGTGTCGCTGATCCTGTACGCCGAGCATGAGTTCAACGCCTCGACCTTCACCGCCCGGGTGTGCGCCTCCACGCTCTCGGACCTGTTTTCCTGCATCACGGCAGCCATCGGCTCGCTGCGCGGCCCGCTGCATGGCGGCGCGAATGAAGCGGCGATGGAAATGATCGAGCGCTTCCAGTCGCCGGAGGAAGCGATCAAGGGCACCCTGGCGATGCTCGAGCGCAAGGACAAGATCATGGGCTTTGGCCACGCCATCTATAAGGACAACGACCCGCGCAACGAGGTCATCAAGGGCTGGTCCAGAAAACTTGCCGATGAGGTGGGCGACACGGTGCTGTTCCCGGTTTCCGAAGCCATCGACAAGACCATGTGGGAACAGAAGAAGCTGTTTCCCAACGCCGATTTCTACCACGCTTCGGCTTATCACTTCATGGGCATCCCCACCAAGCTGTTCACGCCGATCTTCGTCTGCTCGCGCCTGACCGGCTGGGCCGCCCACGTATTCGAACAACGCGCCAACAACCGCATCATCCGCCCGAGCGCCGAATACACCGGCGTCGAACAGCGCAAGTTCGTGCCAATCGAACAACGCTGA
- a CDS encoding GntR family transcriptional regulator: MLDQLETPVVAQDDSETLSENVFRRIQAAIVKGEIAPGSKISEPELARTYGISRGPLREAIHRLEGQRLLVRVPHVGARVVSLNHAELLELYEIRESLEGMACRLAAERMTLEEIDELRRVLETHERDAAFQAGVGYYQQEGDFDFHYRIIQGSGNRTLTQMLCGELYQLVRMYRIQFSTTPNRPRQAFAEHHRILDAIADRDGELAELLMRRHIGASKRNIARHYQDSAATERGES; encoded by the coding sequence ATGCTCGATCAGCTCGAAACCCCGGTCGTCGCCCAGGACGACTCGGAAACCCTTTCCGAGAACGTCTTCCGGCGCATCCAGGCGGCCATCGTCAAAGGTGAGATCGCCCCCGGCAGCAAGATCTCCGAGCCCGAGCTGGCCCGCACGTACGGCATCAGCCGCGGTCCCTTGCGCGAAGCGATCCATCGCCTGGAAGGCCAGCGCCTGCTGGTGCGTGTGCCTCACGTCGGTGCCCGAGTGGTGTCCTTGAACCATGCCGAACTGCTGGAGCTCTACGAAATACGAGAGTCCCTGGAGGGCATGGCCTGCCGCCTGGCGGCCGAACGCATGACCCTGGAAGAGATCGACGAATTGCGCCGCGTACTGGAAACCCATGAGCGCGACGCGGCGTTCCAGGCCGGTGTCGGCTACTACCAGCAGGAAGGGGATTTCGATTTCCACTACCGGATCATCCAGGGCAGCGGCAACCGCACCCTCACGCAGATGCTCTGCGGCGAGCTGTACCAGTTGGTGCGCATGTACCGCATCCAGTTTTCCACCACCCCCAATCGTCCGCGCCAGGCCTTTGCCGAGCACCACCGGATACTCGATGCCATCGCCGACCGTGACGGCGAGCTGGCTGAATTATTGATGCGACGGCACATCGGCGCATCCAAACGCAACATCGCGCGTCATTACCAGGACAGCGCCGCCACTGAACGAGGTGAGTCATGA
- a CDS encoding alpha-L-glutamate ligase-like protein: MFGLWKTWKALEARGIMGINRRNADYVLKYNKRSLYPIVDDKIITKERAIAAGIHVPELYGIISTEKEIDKLDGIIGGRTDFVIKPAQGAGGDGIIVIADRFEGRYRTVSGKIISHEEIEHHISSILTGLYSLGGHRDRALIEYRVTPDQIFKSISYEGVPDIRIIVLMGYPVMAMLRLPTRQSGGKANLHQGAIGVGVDLATGLTLRGTWLNNIITKHPDTTNAVDGVQLPYWDGFMKLAAGCYELCGLGYIGVDMVLDQEKGPLILELNARPGLNIQIANDCGLTLRTHAVEAHLEELQARGVVETVEERVAFAQELFGHIPPVEG; the protein is encoded by the coding sequence ATGTTCGGCCTCTGGAAAACCTGGAAGGCCCTGGAAGCCCGGGGCATCATGGGCATCAACCGGCGCAATGCCGACTACGTGCTCAAATACAACAAGCGCAGCCTGTACCCCATCGTCGATGACAAGATCATCACCAAGGAACGGGCCATCGCCGCCGGCATCCATGTGCCGGAGCTGTACGGGATCATTTCCACCGAGAAGGAAATCGACAAGCTCGATGGCATCATCGGCGGGCGCACCGACTTCGTCATCAAGCCGGCCCAGGGCGCCGGCGGCGACGGGATCATCGTCATCGCCGACCGTTTCGAGGGCCGCTACCGCACCGTGTCCGGCAAGATCATCAGCCACGAGGAAATCGAGCATCACATTTCCAGTATCCTCACCGGCTTGTATTCCCTGGGCGGGCACCGTGACCGGGCGCTGATCGAGTACCGCGTGACCCCGGACCAGATCTTCAAGAGCATCAGCTACGAGGGCGTGCCGGACATTCGCATCATCGTACTGATGGGTTATCCGGTGATGGCCATGTTACGGCTGCCGACCCGGCAGTCCGGTGGCAAGGCCAACCTGCACCAGGGCGCCATCGGCGTCGGCGTGGACCTCGCCACTGGCCTGACCCTGCGCGGCACCTGGCTGAACAACATCATCACCAAACACCCTGACACCACCAACGCGGTGGACGGCGTGCAACTGCCCTACTGGGACGGTTTCATGAAACTGGCCGCCGGTTGCTATGAACTGTGCGGACTGGGCTACATCGGCGTCGACATGGTGCTGGACCAGGAGAAAGGGCCGTTGATCCTGGAACTGAACGCCCGACCAGGGCTGAACATCCAGATCGCCAACGACTGCGGCCTGACCCTGCGTACCCATGCGGTGGAAGCGCACCTGGAGGAGCTCCAGGCACGGGGCGTCGTGGAAACCGTGGAAGAGCGCGTGGCGTTTGCCCAGGAGCTGTTCGGGCATATCCCGCCGGTTGAGGGCTGA
- the acnD gene encoding Fe/S-dependent 2-methylisocitrate dehydratase AcnD, which produces MNTEFRKPLPGTALDYFDVRAAVDAICPGAYDGLPYTARVLAENLVRRCEPATLRESLLQLIERKRDLDFPWFPARVVCHDILGQTALVDLAGLRDAIAQQGGDPAQVNPVVPTQLIVDHSLAVESGGADPQAFAKNRAIEDRRNEDRFHFINWTKKAFKNVDVIPPGNGIMHQINLEKMSPVIQQRDGVAFPDTCVGTDSHTPHVDALGVIAIGVGGLEAESVMLGRASWMRLPEIVGVELTGKLQPGITATDMVLALTEFLRKQKVVGAWLEFFGEGASALTLGDRATISNMAPEYGATAAMFYIDQQTIDYLKLTGREDTQVQLVETYARHVGLWADSLKGAQYERRLTFDLSSVVRNMAGPSNPHARVAVSDLAAKGIAGQWTEVPGQMPDGAVIIAAITSCTNTSNPRNVIAAGLLARNANRLGLTRKPWVKSSLAPGSKTVALYLDEAGLTPELEKLGFGVVAFACTTCNGMSGALDPAIQQEIIDRDLYATAVLSGNRNFDGRIHPYAKQAFLASPPLVVAYAIAGTIRFDIEKDVLGVVEGREIRLKDIWPSDEEVDAVVKASVKPEQFRQVYIPMFAIQEDTGPKVTPLYDWRPQSTYIRRPPYWEGALAGARPLKGMRPLAVLPDNITTDHLSPSNAIMADSAAGEYLAKMGLPEEDFNSYATHRGDHLTAQRATFANPKLFNEMVQENGKVKQGSLARVEPEGKVMRMWEAIETYMGRKQSLIIIAGADYGQGSSRDWAAKGVRLAGVEAIVAEGFERIHRTNLVGMGVLPLEFKPGTNRKTLGIDGSEIYDVIGERTPRATLTLVITRKNGERLEVPVTCRLDTAEEVSIYEAGGVLQRFAQDFLESAVAV; this is translated from the coding sequence ATGAACACAGAATTTCGTAAACCGCTGCCCGGCACCGCCCTGGATTATTTCGACGTTCGCGCCGCGGTGGATGCCATCTGCCCTGGCGCCTACGATGGGCTGCCGTACACCGCCCGCGTGCTGGCGGAAAACCTGGTGCGTCGCTGCGAGCCGGCCACGCTGCGTGAATCGCTGCTGCAATTGATCGAGCGCAAGCGCGACCTGGACTTCCCGTGGTTTCCGGCCCGGGTGGTGTGCCATGACATCCTTGGCCAGACGGCCCTGGTGGACCTGGCCGGCCTGCGCGACGCCATCGCCCAGCAAGGCGGCGATCCGGCGCAGGTCAACCCGGTGGTGCCGACCCAACTGATCGTCGACCACTCCCTGGCGGTGGAAAGCGGCGGTGCCGATCCCCAGGCATTCGCCAAGAACCGCGCCATCGAAGACCGGCGCAACGAAGACCGTTTCCACTTTATCAACTGGACCAAGAAGGCCTTCAAGAACGTCGATGTGATTCCGCCCGGCAACGGGATCATGCACCAGATCAACCTGGAGAAAATGTCGCCGGTGATCCAGCAGCGTGACGGCGTCGCGTTCCCCGATACCTGCGTGGGCACCGACAGCCACACTCCCCATGTCGATGCGCTGGGCGTGATCGCCATCGGAGTCGGTGGGCTGGAAGCCGAAAGCGTCATGCTCGGTCGCGCCTCGTGGATGCGCCTGCCGGAAATCGTCGGCGTCGAGCTGACCGGCAAGCTGCAACCGGGCATCACCGCCACCGACATGGTGCTGGCGCTGACCGAATTCCTGCGCAAGCAGAAAGTCGTTGGTGCCTGGCTGGAGTTTTTCGGTGAAGGCGCCAGCGCCTTGACCCTGGGCGACCGTGCGACCATTTCCAACATGGCGCCGGAATATGGCGCCACGGCGGCCATGTTCTATATCGACCAGCAGACCATCGATTACCTGAAGCTCACCGGACGCGAAGACACGCAGGTGCAGTTGGTGGAAACCTATGCCAGGCACGTGGGGCTATGGGCCGATAGCCTCAAGGGCGCGCAATACGAGCGTCGCCTGACCTTCGACCTGTCCTCGGTGGTGCGCAACATGGCCGGTCCGAGCAATCCGCACGCCCGCGTCGCGGTGTCGGACCTGGCCGCCAAAGGCATCGCCGGGCAATGGACCGAAGTGCCGGGGCAGATGCCCGACGGTGCTGTGATCATCGCCGCCATCACCAGTTGCACCAATACCAGCAACCCACGCAACGTCATCGCAGCCGGTCTGCTGGCGCGCAATGCCAATCGCCTGGGCCTGACCCGCAAGCCATGGGTCAAGTCGTCCCTGGCGCCCGGCTCGAAGACCGTGGCGCTGTACCTGGACGAAGCCGGCCTCACCCCTGAACTCGAAAAGCTGGGCTTTGGCGTGGTGGCGTTCGCCTGCACCACCTGCAACGGTATGTCCGGCGCGCTGGATCCGGCGATCCAGCAGGAAATCATCGACCGCGACCTGTATGCCACCGCAGTCCTGTCGGGTAACCGCAACTTCGATGGGCGAATCCATCCGTATGCCAAGCAGGCTTTTCTCGCCTCGCCGCCGCTGGTGGTGGCCTACGCCATCGCCGGGACCATCCGCTTCGACATCGAGAAGGATGTGCTGGGTGTGGTGGAGGGTCGGGAAATCCGTCTCAAGGACATCTGGCCGAGCGACGAGGAAGTCGATGCCGTGGTCAAGGCCTCGGTGAAACCGGAGCAGTTCCGCCAGGTGTACATCCCGATGTTTGCCATCCAGGAAGACACCGGGCCGAAAGTGACGCCGCTGTACGACTGGCGTCCACAAAGCACCTACATCCGCCGTCCGCCCTACTGGGAAGGGGCACTGGCCGGCGCGCGGCCGCTCAAGGGCATGCGCCCTTTGGCGGTGCTGCCGGACAACATCACCACCGATCACCTGTCGCCGTCCAACGCCATCATGGCGGACAGTGCGGCCGGGGAATACCTGGCCAAGATGGGCCTGCCCGAAGAGGACTTCAACTCCTACGCAACCCACAGGGGCGACCACCTGACCGCGCAACGCGCCACCTTCGCCAACCCGAAACTGTTCAACGAAATGGTCCAGGAAAATGGCAAGGTCAAGCAGGGCTCCCTGGCCCGGGTGGAGCCGGAAGGCAAGGTCATGCGCATGTGGGAAGCCATCGAGACCTACATGGGGCGCAAGCAGTCGTTGATCATCATCGCCGGTGCCGACTACGGCCAGGGTTCGTCCCGGGACTGGGCGGCCAAGGGGGTGCGCCTGGCCGGTGTCGAAGCGATCGTCGCCGAAGGGTTCGAGCGCATTCACCGCACCAACCTGGTGGGCATGGGCGTATTGCCGCTGGAGTTCAAGCCGGGCACCAACCGCAAGACCCTGGGCATCGATGGCAGTGAAATCTATGACGTGATCGGCGAGCGCACACCTCGGGCGACCTTGACCCTGGTGATCACCCGCAAGAACGGTGAGCGCCTCGAAGTGCCGGTGACCTGCCGCCTCGATACCGCCGAAGAGGTGTCGATCTACGAAGCCGGTGGCGTGCTGCAGCGTTTCGCCCAGGACTTCCTCGAGTCGGCGGTTGCCGTTTGA
- the rloB gene encoding osmotic stress tolerance membrane protein RloB gives MRSLTLHLKMLIAILVVLGLSVTAYQIFVLGIPVTEDATDDLWNIDAKVEFVPNAKDPVKVQMFVPPLSRDYVSLNESFISNNYGVAVNRIDGNRKVTWSARRAKGNQTLYYRLVLTKRYSAEKTKVKGPTFRDSIAVEGPEKIAAEALLAPIRQHSADVETFISEAIKRVNNLNDDNVKLLLAGDVSSGNKARIVELVLSIAHVPVEKVHTIRLVADQPQTPELWLRSFNGTDWLYFNPDTGEQGLPTDRLLWWTGDENLITVDGGKKATVTFSMNNSEMNAIRLAKLTDENTDANFLEYSLYGLPLQTQQTFMIMVMIPIGVLVILVLRNLIGLQTLGTFTPVLIALAFRETQLGFGIILFTVITTLGLSLRSYLEHLKLQMLPRLSVVLTFVVVLIAAISLLSHKLGLERGLSVALFPMVILTMTIERLSITWEERGAGHAMKVAIGTLFAASLAHLIMSVPELVYFVFTFPAILLILVGFMLAMGRYRGYRLTELVRFKAFVKADS, from the coding sequence ATGCGCTCCCTTACCCTCCATCTGAAAATGCTGATCGCCATCCTGGTGGTGCTGGGCCTGTCGGTGACGGCCTATCAGATTTTCGTGCTCGGCATCCCGGTGACCGAAGATGCCACCGACGACCTGTGGAACATCGACGCCAAGGTCGAGTTCGTGCCCAACGCCAAGGATCCGGTGAAGGTCCAGATGTTCGTGCCGCCCCTGAGCCGCGACTATGTGAGCCTCAACGAGAGCTTCATTTCCAACAACTATGGCGTGGCGGTGAACCGGATCGACGGTAACCGCAAGGTGACCTGGTCGGCCCGCCGGGCCAAGGGCAACCAGACCCTGTATTACCGCCTGGTGCTGACCAAGCGCTACAGCGCCGAGAAAACCAAGGTCAAGGGCCCGACCTTCCGCGACAGCATCGCCGTCGAAGGCCCGGAGAAGATCGCCGCCGAAGCACTGCTCGCGCCGATCCGCCAGCACTCTGCCGACGTCGAGACCTTCATCAGCGAAGCCATCAAGCGGGTCAACAACCTCAACGACGACAACGTCAAGCTGCTGCTGGCCGGCGACGTCTCCTCGGGCAACAAGGCAAGGATCGTCGAGCTGGTGCTGTCCATCGCCCATGTGCCGGTGGAAAAGGTCCACACCATCCGCCTGGTGGCCGACCAGCCGCAGACGCCCGAACTGTGGCTGCGCAGTTTCAACGGCACCGACTGGCTGTACTTCAACCCGGACACCGGCGAGCAGGGGCTGCCCACCGACCGCCTGCTGTGGTGGACTGGCGATGAAAACCTGATCACCGTCGATGGCGGCAAGAAAGCCACCGTCACGTTCAGCATGAACAACAGCGAAATGAACGCCATTCGCCTGGCCAAGCTGACGGACGAGAACACCGACGCCAACTTCCTCGAATACTCGCTCTACGGCCTGCCCCTGCAGACCCAGCAGACCTTCATGATCATGGTCATGATCCCGATCGGCGTGCTGGTGATCCTCGTGCTGCGCAACCTGATCGGCCTGCAGACCCTCGGCACCTTCACCCCGGTGCTGATCGCACTGGCCTTCCGTGAAACCCAACTGGGCTTCGGGATCATCCTGTTCACGGTGATCACCACCCTGGGCCTGTCGCTGCGCTCGTACCTGGAGCACCTCAAGCTGCAGATGCTGCCAAGACTCTCGGTGGTCTTGACATTCGTGGTGGTGCTGATCGCCGCCATCAGCCTGCTCAGCCATAAGCTGGGCCTGGAGCGCGGCCTGTCGGTGGCGTTGTTCCCGATGGTGATCCTGACCATGACCATCGAACGCCTGTCCATCACCTGGGAAGAGCGCGGCGCCGGCCATGCCATGAAGGTGGCCATCGGCACGCTGTTCGCCGCGTCCCTGGCGCACCTGATCATGAGCGTGCCGGAGCTGGTCTACTTCGTGTTCACCTTCCCGGCCATCCTGCTGATCCTGGTGGGCTTCATGCTGGCCATGGGTCGCTACCGCGGCTACCGCCTGACCGAGCTGGTACGGTTCAAGGCCTTCGTCAAGGCTGACTCGTAA
- the rloA gene encoding retropepsin-like aspartic peptidase RloA, with protein sequence MTFKPFSAVLCFICLPGFAAAGEKTVYGLNEYAALQGIDLEVAAKLDTGAKTASLSARDIKRFKRNGESWVRFYLAIDAAHSHPIERPLARVSKIKRRAGDYDPEEGKKYTARPVIELDICMGSALRSIEVNLTDRSAFQYPLLIGSEALKRFDALVDPSLKYAAGKPACANAAQTAE encoded by the coding sequence ATGACATTCAAGCCCTTCTCCGCTGTTCTGTGTTTCATTTGCCTGCCTGGCTTTGCCGCGGCGGGTGAAAAGACCGTGTACGGCCTGAACGAATATGCGGCGCTCCAGGGCATCGACCTGGAAGTCGCCGCCAAGCTGGACACGGGGGCCAAGACCGCGTCCCTCAGCGCCCGAGACATCAAGCGCTTCAAGCGCAACGGCGAATCCTGGGTCCGCTTTTACCTCGCCATCGACGCGGCCCATTCGCACCCTATCGAACGCCCGCTGGCCCGGGTCAGCAAGATCAAGCGCCGCGCCGGTGACTACGACCCGGAGGAAGGCAAGAAATACACGGCCCGGCCGGTCATCGAACTGGATATCTGCATGGGCTCGGCCCTGCGCAGCATCGAAGTGAACCTGACCGACCGCAGTGCATTCCAATACCCGTTGCTGATCGGCTCCGAGGCGCTCAAACGCTTCGACGCGCTGGTCGACCCCAGTCTCAAATACGCTGCCGGCAAACCCGCCTGCGCCAATGCCGCTCAAACCGCAGAGTAA